The Coprothermobacter sp. genome has a segment encoding these proteins:
- a CDS encoding stage 0 sporulation protein, producing MNDPTNMLSASCSSVRYLSARSAKSYQTYMVEVSDSVVLLPGEGVLAIGSDKELTHVIIGYPRHDASGKKRVAGDLKYVRKLAPTDVERLEENQRKQDAAVILCKEQVRAIRLPIHLVNCELSFSGKQYVFYFTAEARVDFRTLVSTLSRSLKAKVQMWQIGSRDETRFFATVGMCGRELCCNCFLKEIKPVSLKCARVQNLSLNPNKITGVCGKLMCCLRYETYEYADASGLDVKKKPKEGATQ from the coding sequence ATGAATGATCCCACCAATATGTTGTCGGCGAGTTGCTCCTCGGTACGCTATCTGAGCGCTCGCTCAGCCAAGTCGTACCAGACATACATGGTCGAAGTCAGCGATAGTGTTGTGCTGCTCCCTGGCGAAGGGGTCCTTGCAATTGGCAGTGACAAGGAGCTGACGCACGTCATCATTGGCTATCCAAGGCACGACGCATCAGGAAAAAAGCGTGTGGCGGGCGACCTCAAGTACGTTCGCAAGCTTGCCCCGACCGACGTCGAGCGTCTTGAGGAGAACCAGCGAAAACAGGACGCAGCAGTGATTCTGTGCAAGGAGCAGGTGCGGGCGATCAGACTCCCTATCCACCTCGTAAACTGTGAACTCTCATTTTCGGGAAAACAGTATGTGTTCTATTTCACGGCCGAGGCCCGCGTCGACTTCCGCACCCTCGTGTCCACTCTGTCCCGGTCGCTGAAGGCCAAGGTGCAGATGTGGCAGATCGGTTCTCGCGATGAAACCCGTTTCTTTGCGACGGTAGGCATGTGTGGGCGCGAGCTATGCTGCAACTGTTTCCTCAAGGAGATCAAGCCGGTCAGCCTCAAGTGTGCCCGGGTGCAGAACCTGAGCTTGAACCCCAACAAGATAACGGGCGTCTGTGGCAAACTGATGTGCTGCCTCAGATACGAGACCTACGAGTACGCCGATGCGTCAGGGCTTGACGTCAAGAAGAAGCCCAAGGAAGGAGCCACGCAGTAG